One stretch of Phaeodactylum tricornutum CCAP 1055/1 chromosome 9, whole genome shotgun sequence DNA includes these proteins:
- a CDS encoding predicted protein — protein sequence MPTHYEVVGVPKSASADEIKRAFHSAARKFHPDKQTGNPVVGSPFDDAQFLRLQAAWETLRDKERRHTYDASLSLQESRHMAKCSSAIPLSRNDCEMEWVYDDDVTENKVQAWVTTCRCGELLEFIPSEWNTLSLAAPLLSECPGCSLVYDWAKLRLGETSKRNCE from the coding sequence TCGTTGGGGTACCAAAGTCTGCCAGTGCTGATGAAATTAAACGTGCTTTTCACAGCGCTGCCCGGAAATTTCATCCGGATAAGCAGACTGGCAATCCAGTAGTAGGAAGCCCTTTCGATGACGCACAATTTCTACGACTTCAAGCCGCCTGGGAAACGCTGCGAGACAAGGAACGTCGTCACACTTATGATGCCTCGTTATCCTTGCAAGAATCACGACACATGGCCAAGTGTAGCAGTGCCATTCCCTTGTCACggaatgactgtgagatgGAATGGGTCTATGATGACGATGTCACGGAGAACAAAGTGCAGGCCTGGGTGACAACCTGTCGCTGTGGAGAACTATTGGAATTTATTCCTTCTGAATGGAACACGCTATCACTCGCAGCCCCTCTGCTTTCGGAATGCCCAGGCTGCAGTTTAGTGTACGATTGGGCTAAGCTGCGTTTAGGCGAGACTTCGAAACGAAATTGCGAATGA